In the Tribolium castaneum strain GA2 chromosome 1, icTriCast1.1, whole genome shotgun sequence genome, one interval contains:
- the LOC660201 gene encoding galactose mutarotase, protein MVKLTDDQFDLYTCTSTGKSIPVRRFTWTNQSKISVQVITYGATTTSIKIPDKKGVIKDIVGGGNTIEEYQKAQVYFGATVGRVANRIANGQFKLFDQTINLSKNHGKHQLHGGFLGFDKVIWESYVSGNRVVMSYHSADLEEGYPGDVVVNATFELTENNEFLVEYKATTTKPTYVNLTNHSYFNLAGHEAGASELYKHVICINADRITDVDTDCIPTGKLLPVANTVFDLQIPKSLGDIIAKVPKSDGFDHNFCVNKGTEQGTAFVGRAYHPDSGRMLEVYSNQPGVQFYTANFFPENPKILSGKGASYCKHGAFCLETQNWPDAPNHDNFPKMILVPGETYCHNVAYKFSVKN, encoded by the coding sequence atggtaaaacTAACAGACGACCAGTTCGATTTGTACACTTGCACAAGCACTGGAAAGTCCATTCCAGTCCGCCGTTTCACTTGGACAAACCAAAGCAAGATATCCGTGCAAGTCATTACTTATGGAGCGACTACAACGTCCATAAAAATTCCCGACAAAAAGGGGGTTATCAAAGACATCGTGGGGGGCGGCAACACAATCGAAGAGTACCAAAAAGCCCAAGTTTACTTTGGCGCAACCGTGGGCCGCGTCGCCAACAGAATCGCAAACGGCCAGTTCAAACTTTTCGATCAGACAATCAATCTAAGCAAAAATCATGGCAAGCACCAATTGCACGGCGGCTTCCTCGGCTTTGATAAAGTTATTTGGGAGAGCTACGTCAGTGGTAACAGGGTAGTGATGAGTTACCACTCGGCCGATCTCGAGGAAGGCTACCCTGGCGATGTTGTGGTAAACGCTACGTTTGAACTAACGGAAAACAACGAGTTTTTGGTCGAGTATAAGGCCACAACTACTAAACCGACTTATGTCAATCTGACAAACCACTCGTACTTCAATTTGGCCGGTCACGAAGCTGGGGCTAGTGAACTTTACAAACATGTTATTTGCATAAATGCAGACCGAATAACTGACGTTGACACTGACTGTATTCCCACTGGAAAGTTACTACCAGTGGCTAACACTGTATTTGATTTACAAATTCCCAAAAGCCTCGGCGATATCATCGCCAAAGTCCCCAAAAGCGACGGTTTTGACCACAATTTTTGCGTCAATAAAGGCACAGAGCAAGGAACTGCATTCGTTGGAAGGGCTTACCACCCTGACAGTGGCCGGATGCTGGAAGTGTACAGTAACCAACCCGGAGTGCAGTTTTACACCGCGAATTTTTTCCCCGAAAATCCGAAGATTTTGTCAGGCAAAGGCGCTTCGTATTGCAAACATGGAGCTTTCTGTTTGGAAACGCAAAATTGGCCTGATGCTCCCAATCATGATAATTTCCCCAAGATGATTTTGGTGCCCGGTGAGACTTATTGTCACAACGTGGCTTACAAATTCTCCGTGAAgaattaa